From one Nodosilinea sp. FACHB-141 genomic stretch:
- a CDS encoding DICT sensory domain-containing protein, protein MLEGSILKLLVDGRTDPETTPLNYGVYYKNTLVALCHALEDCILTSGSAPLVVTAFQRGKWYLEEADRYSAIADAAQQIVIMASPEAGFHDHPTSQRENVALVDLADDDPVAEEWHLIIFSPDYTAMVLCQELSEADYGKTGIPEHDLERKFYGFWTFDSALVSETVELAIAHIGRYNPALQAQLADHLATLKQQNPALRHDEPAVVSHTVTQVVHYLQNSRNDLQGNLAFNVVDDLDQNLLSNELQAFLRMAQLVDLSDPINPMAASEVVALLEMMGQLLDLPAWQLQRLRLAGMLHRIAPAPDLAALADDGPSCPLIPEVQALRLMPRMRAVAAIIAHQGECWDGSGYPAGLVGDAVPLESRMLALVAEFQRRAAQARHGQDPAETDMSLLSDVLTTCQAEAGQRWDPKLVEILGLMVMGLQQGMSLPTIPTKITLGSGLLNPDVADQASVFPSSSELLPR, encoded by the coding sequence ATGCTGGAGGGGTCAATATTGAAGCTGTTGGTGGATGGTCGTACTGATCCAGAGACGACCCCACTCAACTATGGCGTGTACTACAAAAACACCCTGGTCGCTCTTTGTCACGCCCTTGAAGACTGCATTTTGACCTCTGGCTCGGCCCCCTTGGTGGTTACGGCTTTTCAGCGGGGGAAGTGGTATTTAGAAGAGGCCGATCGCTATAGCGCGATCGCAGACGCTGCCCAGCAAATTGTGATTATGGCCTCGCCCGAGGCTGGCTTTCACGACCATCCCACCAGTCAGCGTGAGAACGTAGCCCTTGTCGACTTGGCTGACGACGATCCGGTCGCTGAAGAATGGCACTTGATAATTTTTTCTCCCGACTACACTGCCATGGTGCTGTGCCAGGAGCTGTCGGAAGCGGACTACGGTAAGACTGGGATACCCGAGCACGATCTAGAGCGCAAGTTTTACGGGTTTTGGACCTTTGACTCGGCCCTGGTGAGCGAAACGGTGGAGCTGGCGATCGCTCACATTGGTCGCTATAACCCAGCTCTTCAGGCGCAGCTAGCTGACCACCTGGCCACCCTCAAGCAGCAAAACCCCGCCCTCCGCCACGACGAGCCTGCGGTTGTTAGCCATACCGTGACCCAGGTAGTGCACTACCTGCAAAATAGCCGCAACGACCTCCAGGGCAACCTCGCTTTTAACGTAGTTGACGACCTTGACCAAAACCTGCTCTCAAATGAGCTCCAGGCGTTTTTGCGCATGGCTCAGCTGGTGGATCTCAGTGATCCCATTAACCCTATGGCTGCCAGCGAAGTGGTGGCGCTTCTAGAAATGATGGGGCAGCTGCTCGACCTGCCCGCTTGGCAGCTCCAGCGGCTGCGCCTAGCGGGAATGCTGCACCGCATTGCCCCAGCCCCTGACCTAGCGGCCCTGGCCGACGATGGGCCCAGCTGCCCGCTGATTCCTGAGGTGCAGGCTTTGCGACTGATGCCCCGTATGCGGGCGGTGGCCGCCATCATTGCCCACCAGGGCGAATGCTGGGACGGCAGTGGCTACCCGGCTGGCCTTGTCGGTGATGCGGTGCCCCTAGAGTCGCGCATGCTGGCGCTGGTAGCAGAATTTCAGCGGCGAGCGGCTCAGGCTCGCCACGGCCAAGACCCCGCCGAGACCGACATGTCTCTGCTGAGTGACGTGCTCACCACCTGCCAGGCCGAAGCTGGTCAGCGATGGGATCCCAAACTTGTAGAGATTTTAGGGCTAATGGTGATGGGCCTCCAGCAGGGTATGAGCCTGCCCACAATACCGACTAAAATTACCCTGGGGTCGGGGTTGCTGAATCCCGATGTGGCTGACCAGGCCTCCGTCTTTCCCTCCTCCTCTGAACTGCTCCCTCGATAG
- a CDS encoding pentapeptide repeat-containing protein, protein MDIAALRLGKLRHLAGADLEDEDLSGADLAGIYLAGATLVGANLSRTSLVKAHLEGANLMGANLIGADLRANLWGANLMQCDMTGADLRGANLRGANLMGARLGGVSLAGAFLSGCNLMGVNLQGVDLRGADLRGANLSDTNLKGADLSQTDLQGARLDNANLEEADLRQANLSGASLGGANLLCADLSSTQLNGVSLTGACLIGTHLDK, encoded by the coding sequence ATTGATATTGCCGCCCTGCGATTGGGCAAGCTCCGTCACCTGGCCGGGGCTGATCTGGAAGATGAGGACCTCTCTGGTGCTGACCTGGCGGGTATCTACCTGGCTGGGGCCACCCTTGTGGGTGCCAACTTAAGCCGCACCTCCCTGGTCAAAGCTCATTTAGAAGGGGCTAACCTTATGGGAGCCAACCTGATAGGAGCAGACCTGCGGGCAAATCTATGGGGTGCGAACCTGATGCAGTGCGACATGACTGGAGCCGACCTGCGAGGCGCAAATCTGCGAGGCGCTAACCTGATGGGGGCGCGCCTGGGTGGAGTCAGCCTGGCTGGAGCCTTCTTAAGTGGCTGCAACCTTATGGGGGTAAACCTGCAAGGGGTTGACCTGCGGGGGGCTGACCTGCGGGGAGCAAACCTCAGCGATACCAACTTGAAGGGGGCCGACCTCTCCCAGACTGACTTGCAGGGGGCGCGGCTCGACAATGCGAATTTAGAAGAGGCCGATCTGCGTCAGGCCAATCTGTCGGGAGCCTCCCTTGGCGGTGCCAATCTGCTCTGCGCTGATCTCTCTAGCACCCAGCTTAACGGTGTTAGCCTGACCGGAGCTTGTCTCATCGGCACTCACCTGGATAAGTAG
- a CDS encoding DUF3352 domain-containing protein, which produces MKFRSFIRPLALAAGLVLVLGLGLLGRLTLNTPLYLIERGGQAQPLALQFVPKQSPIVASVLVRPDRLASLWEYLATPRLRQETRHDQELIEQALLANTGLSYSRDIQPWLGEEVTAAMVTPDLDQDPTNGTTPGYLVALACNDSAAAQAALELYWQNRAIAGDALTFEDFSGNRLIYARRSTPRSAQAETASLATALVADRYVLAANHPDVLRQALTAAQSTDLNLQSDRRYKAALGELPNQRVGLLALNLPAVSQWLNPDRNFAETLVDLGEIGTADDQVGWALMSWRLSREGLVGHTALLAAQGHRLHPQRVTATDWDIVPYLPENLAVTAIGSDLATLGQRINPLLALASPTGEESFPLAKLIDSALGQGATNILETGVDQAYGVGLGTAATGSPDWLVVAPQSEPLASALAGMTALAQGQGLGVGSLDLRGTPAIAWTRLALPKRGSQPLQVVAEVAGLHAQIDQYEALAASPAMLDAVIHPAAVPRQRPAWWSQVTQVPGPSTGYVHIDWPQIQAGLAGQLPRWRLWSTAAQPALKHLRQITLVSGDRSDVMQTGSILVQLSNQS; this is translated from the coding sequence ATGAAGTTTCGCTCGTTTATTCGACCCCTTGCCCTTGCCGCTGGGCTGGTTTTGGTATTGGGTTTGGGCCTGCTGGGGCGTTTGACGCTCAACACTCCTCTATACCTGATTGAGCGCGGTGGGCAGGCTCAGCCGCTAGCGCTTCAGTTTGTGCCTAAGCAGTCGCCCATCGTTGCCTCGGTGTTAGTGCGCCCCGATCGCCTCGCCAGCCTGTGGGAATACCTGGCTACCCCCCGCCTGCGCCAGGAGACCCGCCACGACCAGGAGCTGATCGAGCAAGCGCTATTGGCCAATACCGGTCTCAGCTACAGCCGCGATATCCAGCCGTGGCTAGGGGAAGAGGTGACCGCCGCCATGGTAACCCCCGATCTCGACCAAGACCCCACCAATGGCACCACTCCTGGCTATCTGGTTGCCCTGGCCTGCAACGACAGTGCGGCGGCCCAGGCGGCACTAGAGCTGTACTGGCAGAACCGTGCGATCGCTGGTGACGCTCTTACCTTTGAGGATTTTTCAGGCAATCGGCTGATCTACGCCCGGCGGAGCACACCGCGATCGGCCCAGGCAGAAACGGCCTCGCTGGCCACAGCCCTGGTCGCCGACCGCTACGTACTGGCCGCCAACCACCCCGATGTGTTGCGCCAGGCACTCACCGCCGCCCAGTCTACCGACCTTAATCTTCAGAGCGATCGCCGCTATAAAGCCGCCCTGGGGGAGCTGCCCAATCAGCGGGTGGGGCTGCTGGCGCTGAACCTGCCAGCGGTCAGCCAGTGGCTCAACCCCGATAGAAATTTTGCTGAGACATTGGTTGATCTGGGTGAGATAGGAACCGCTGATGACCAAGTGGGCTGGGCACTGATGTCGTGGCGGCTTTCCCGCGAGGGGTTAGTGGGCCACACAGCCCTGTTGGCCGCCCAGGGGCATCGTCTCCATCCTCAGCGGGTTACGGCAACCGATTGGGATATTGTGCCCTACCTGCCAGAGAACTTGGCAGTAACTGCGATCGGCTCTGACCTAGCAACCCTGGGGCAGCGAATCAATCCCCTGCTGGCCTTGGCCTCTCCCACGGGCGAGGAAAGTTTTCCGTTGGCCAAGCTGATTGACAGTGCCCTGGGCCAGGGCGCGACGAATATTCTAGAGACGGGAGTAGACCAGGCCTACGGTGTGGGATTGGGAACAGCTGCAACCGGCTCGCCCGATTGGTTGGTGGTGGCGCCCCAGAGCGAGCCATTGGCCTCGGCACTCGCTGGTATGACGGCTTTGGCCCAAGGGCAGGGGCTAGGGGTGGGATCGCTGGATCTGCGAGGCACGCCGGCAATCGCCTGGACTCGCCTTGCCCTGCCCAAGCGAGGGTCACAGCCTTTGCAGGTGGTGGCCGAGGTAGCGGGGCTGCACGCCCAGATCGATCAGTACGAGGCGCTGGCCGCTTCCCCCGCCATGCTGGATGCTGTCATTCACCCCGCTGCGGTGCCTCGACAGCGCCCAGCCTGGTGGTCGCAGGTGACCCAGGTGCCGGGCCCCAGCACTGGCTATGTTCACATCGACTGGCCGCAGATTCAGGCTGGCTTAGCCGGCCAGCTGCCCCGGTGGCGGCTGTGGAGCACTGCGGCCCAGCCTGCCCTCAAGCATCTACGACAGATTACGCTAGTCAGTGGCGATCGCAGTGATGTGATGCAGACCGGCAGTATTCTGGTGCAGCTCAGCAACCAATCGTGA
- a CDS encoding glycerate kinase translates to MADPINSTDFAIAPLLAAYLTGSALDDAQRQQLLAWELADPSQAAAWGITPENGAAQLEERLSWLQTLQAHHDTLPLPPAPMERYLGLYWRLWLPLALTLKRARDAQAGPLIQGVLGGQGTGKTTLTLILQHILQVMGYRAVGLSIDDIYKTYRDRQALIQVDPRLRWRGPPGTHDIDLGMATLTQIRAAGPGEAVALPRFDKSLHGGEGDRTDPEWVQDIDILLFEGWFLGARPIEPAQFDQAPEPIVTEADRQFARDMNAELATYLPLWDCLDRLMVLCPADYRLSKQWRKDAEHQMKAQGKTGMSDATIDAFVEYFWCALHPELFIAALKRDGEHVNLVVEIDRDRTPRAIYSPALAII, encoded by the coding sequence ATGGCAGACCCGATAAACTCAACGGATTTCGCGATCGCGCCCCTGCTGGCCGCCTACCTGACGGGCAGTGCCTTAGACGATGCCCAGCGTCAACAGCTGCTGGCGTGGGAACTAGCTGACCCCAGCCAGGCCGCTGCATGGGGCATTACTCCCGAGAATGGCGCGGCTCAGCTAGAGGAGCGCCTGAGCTGGTTGCAAACCCTGCAGGCCCATCACGACACATTGCCCCTGCCCCCCGCGCCAATGGAGCGCTACCTAGGATTGTACTGGCGGCTGTGGCTACCCCTGGCCCTCACCCTCAAACGGGCCCGCGATGCCCAGGCTGGCCCACTAATTCAGGGAGTGCTCGGCGGCCAGGGAACAGGAAAAACCACCCTGACCTTGATTCTGCAGCACATTCTACAGGTGATGGGCTACCGGGCAGTGGGTCTCTCCATTGACGATATTTACAAGACCTACCGCGATCGCCAGGCGCTAATTCAGGTTGACCCTCGGCTGCGGTGGCGCGGGCCACCGGGCACCCACGACATCGACCTGGGCATGGCGACCCTTACCCAGATTCGGGCGGCGGGGCCGGGGGAGGCCGTGGCCCTGCCCCGGTTCGACAAATCGCTGCACGGTGGCGAAGGCGATCGCACCGACCCGGAGTGGGTACAGGATATAGACATTTTGCTGTTTGAGGGCTGGTTTTTGGGGGCACGCCCCATCGAGCCGGCGCAGTTTGACCAAGCCCCAGAACCCATTGTCACTGAAGCCGATCGCCAGTTTGCCCGCGACATGAACGCTGAATTGGCCACCTACCTGCCCCTGTGGGACTGTCTCGATCGCTTGATGGTGCTGTGCCCAGCCGACTACCGCCTGAGCAAACAGTGGCGCAAAGACGCCGAGCACCAGATGAAGGCCCAAGGCAAAACCGGCATGAGCGATGCCACTATTGATGCGTTTGTGGAGTATTTTTGGTGTGCCCTGCACCCGGAGCTATTTATTGCAGCCCTCAAGCGCGATGGTGAACACGTTAACCTAGTGGTAGAAATCGACCGCGATCGCACCCCTAGGGCCATATACTCTCCAGCATTGGCTATTATTTAG
- a CDS encoding STAS domain-containing protein, producing the protein MNSNVQVIEPTGILDSTKAEEFRESVEALLEEGVEVILVDLKEITFIDSSGLGTLVVLLKKARALNRSFCICSMNDQVRMLFELTSMDRVFEIYEDRQAFENTKLKVS; encoded by the coding sequence ATGAATTCTAACGTTCAAGTTATTGAGCCTACCGGTATTTTAGATAGCACTAAAGCTGAAGAATTTCGCGAGTCTGTGGAGGCACTACTCGAGGAGGGAGTCGAAGTTATTTTAGTTGACTTAAAAGAGATTACCTTTATCGATAGCTCGGGACTGGGCACGCTGGTTGTACTGCTCAAAAAGGCGCGAGCGCTCAACCGCAGCTTCTGCATTTGCTCTATGAATGACCAGGTCCGTATGCTGTTCGAACTTACCAGCATGGACCGAGTATTTGAAATTTATGAAGACCGTCAGGCTTTTGAAAATACCAAGCTCAAAGTGTCCTAG
- a CDS encoding SpoIIE family protein phosphatase yields MIDILIIEHDAATEQFLVSALKQQGYSVTTARSGAEGLTLAEKLLPGVIICDWNIPGTIDGLAICQALKHHPVLSITSLLLLTARYSTADRVKGLEMGADDLLSKPVDINELNARVRAGLRIYQLTQDLRQQKQRMEAEMAEAEGYVRSLLPNDQVGRVPIQSRFLPSQQLGGDCYDYYWLDPDYLVIYLLDVSGHGLGSALLSTSVLNVLRAQSLPDVSFYRPEKVLRALNETFQMSDQNQKYFTIWYGVLNCANRQLLYASAGHPPAVLVSIDADQNVTTTRLRTPGMPVGMLPEAKYQWQRCQLPPNSSLYLFSDGLYEVLQDNQQYLGLDNFVDLLAVAKRERSIDHILDTVIKRQAGDVASDDMSLMMVNLD; encoded by the coding sequence ATGATCGACATCCTCATCATTGAGCACGATGCCGCCACAGAGCAGTTTTTGGTCAGCGCTCTCAAGCAGCAGGGTTACAGCGTAACCACGGCCCGCAGCGGGGCAGAGGGCCTCACCCTGGCCGAAAAGCTGCTGCCGGGGGTGATCATCTGCGACTGGAATATTCCGGGCACCATCGATGGGTTGGCCATTTGCCAGGCGCTTAAACATCATCCAGTGCTCTCGATTACGTCACTGCTGCTGCTGACGGCCCGCTACAGCACCGCCGACCGGGTCAAGGGGCTAGAGATGGGGGCTGACGACCTGCTCTCAAAACCAGTAGATATCAACGAGCTCAATGCGCGGGTGCGAGCAGGGCTGCGCATCTACCAGCTCACCCAGGACTTGCGCCAGCAAAAGCAGCGGATGGAAGCTGAAATGGCGGAAGCGGAGGGCTATGTGCGATCGCTCCTGCCCAATGACCAAGTCGGCAGAGTGCCCATCCAATCGCGGTTTTTGCCCTCTCAGCAGCTCGGCGGCGACTGCTACGACTACTACTGGCTCGACCCCGACTATCTGGTGATCTATTTGCTCGATGTCTCGGGCCACGGGCTGGGGTCAGCGCTGCTCTCCACCTCGGTGCTAAACGTGCTGCGCGCTCAGTCGCTGCCCGATGTCAGCTTCTACCGCCCCGAAAAAGTGCTGCGAGCGCTCAACGAAACCTTTCAGATGAGCGATCAGAACCAAAAATATTTCACTATCTGGTACGGTGTGCTCAACTGCGCCAACCGCCAGCTGCTCTACGCCAGCGCTGGCCACCCCCCGGCGGTGCTGGTATCAATCGATGCCGACCAAAATGTGACTACCACCCGCCTGCGCACCCCCGGCATGCCCGTGGGCATGCTGCCCGAGGCCAAGTACCAGTGGCAGCGCTGCCAGCTGCCCCCCAACAGCAGCCTTTATTTATTCAGCGACGGCCTCTACGAGGTGCTGCAGGACAATCAGCAGTATCTCGGTCTAGACAATTTTGTAGATTTGCTAGCCGTGGCCAAGCGCGAGCGCAGTATCGACCACATTCTCGACACCGTAATTAAGCGTCAGGCGGGGGATGTCGCCAGTGATGATATGTCTTTGATGATGGTCAATTTAGACTAG
- a CDS encoding cupin domain-containing protein gives MDPLTCSLPTSCVVPVYKSPKDYQAFRISPGDSNRLALVFDPTIANMSLTYCVEIFDVGGKTPPNRHQVAVEMFFVLKGEGRATCDGKTVAIQAGDSILVPPSGVHVVENTGSTRLYTLCIMVPNEDFAELIRSGTPVELDNEDLAVLGRHDSPKP, from the coding sequence ATGGATCCCTTGACCTGCTCGTTGCCTACTAGCTGCGTCGTTCCGGTGTACAAGTCGCCGAAGGATTACCAGGCTTTTCGCATTAGCCCCGGCGATAGTAACCGCTTGGCCCTGGTGTTTGATCCCACCATTGCCAATATGTCGCTGACCTACTGCGTCGAAATTTTTGACGTTGGCGGCAAAACGCCCCCCAACCGCCACCAGGTTGCCGTTGAAATGTTCTTTGTGCTCAAGGGCGAAGGCCGCGCCACCTGCGACGGCAAAACCGTTGCGATTCAGGCGGGAGACAGCATTCTGGTGCCCCCCAGCGGGGTGCATGTGGTCGAAAATACTGGCTCCACCCGACTCTATACCCTGTGCATCATGGTGCCCAATGAAGACTTTGCTGAGCTGATTCGCAGCGGCACCCCCGTTGAGCTAGACAATGAAGATTTGGCTGTTTTAGGCCGTCACGATTCCCCCAAGCCCTAA
- a CDS encoding CocE/NonD family hydrolase, with the protein MLPISNGEIEGAAIRLDADVYYPIGEGPFPVLLMRQPYGRAIASTVVYAHPTWYASHGYIVVIQDVRGRGTSGGEFDLFCHEADDGYTTVQWAANLPQSNGAVGMYGFSYQGMTQLYAAAKQPPALRAIAPAMVGYDLYTDWAYENGALPLQIGLGWALQLAAETARLKEDSIAYQALRQAAHTLPLGDAVPARPEVLKTHAPDSFFHQWLDRPQPEDYWQALKPDLAEVNLPMLHIGGWYDPYLRGNLRLYKQMVSQSSAAQELWIGPWGHLPWSRRVGAVDFGLEADSPIDRLQIRWFDRFLRGAPSDTDDRSPVQLFVMGVNQWQGRDRWPTNPGQPFYLGSSGLAGMREDDGVLSPHLFQLPTQPASPSEDVIVHDPWRPVPSLGGHCGLPAGPFDRGLIDSRADVLTYTTAPLTEELRLVGTAIATLFCRADASSFDLNVVLSEVHSDGRVINLTQGQCRVDNPDVANLSPQRVTLPLQPTAATLVPGQRLRLSVAASCFPAYAINSGTGARPGDCAQIDYRIITVTLAHGAVYPSCVKLPLEAE; encoded by the coding sequence GTGCTGCCCATCTCAAACGGGGAGATAGAGGGGGCAGCGATTCGCCTCGATGCCGATGTGTACTATCCCATTGGCGAGGGGCCATTCCCGGTGCTGCTAATGCGGCAGCCCTACGGTCGAGCGATCGCATCCACCGTCGTCTATGCCCATCCCACCTGGTACGCCAGCCATGGCTACATTGTGGTGATTCAAGATGTGCGGGGACGGGGTACCTCCGGTGGGGAATTTGACCTGTTTTGCCACGAAGCTGACGACGGCTATACCACGGTGCAGTGGGCGGCGAACCTCCCCCAGAGCAATGGGGCGGTGGGCATGTACGGGTTTTCCTATCAGGGGATGACTCAGCTGTATGCGGCGGCGAAGCAGCCGCCCGCGTTGAGGGCGATCGCCCCAGCGATGGTGGGCTATGACCTCTACACCGACTGGGCCTACGAAAACGGAGCTTTGCCCCTGCAAATTGGCCTGGGCTGGGCGCTCCAGCTCGCTGCCGAAACCGCTCGCTTGAAAGAGGATTCTATTGCCTATCAGGCGCTTCGCCAGGCTGCCCACACCTTGCCCCTGGGCGATGCCGTGCCTGCCCGACCTGAGGTGCTGAAGACCCATGCTCCCGACTCTTTTTTTCACCAGTGGCTCGATCGCCCTCAGCCCGAAGACTACTGGCAGGCGCTCAAGCCAGACTTAGCCGAAGTAAATCTGCCCATGCTGCACATCGGTGGCTGGTACGACCCATACTTGCGAGGTAACCTGCGCCTGTATAAGCAAATGGTCTCCCAGAGCAGCGCTGCCCAAGAACTGTGGATTGGTCCCTGGGGACATTTGCCCTGGAGCCGCCGAGTGGGAGCGGTGGATTTTGGCCTGGAGGCCGACAGCCCGATCGATCGTTTACAAATTCGCTGGTTCGATCGGTTTCTGCGGGGTGCTCCCTCGGACACAGACGATCGATCTCCCGTCCAGCTGTTTGTGATGGGGGTGAACCAGTGGCAGGGGCGCGATCGCTGGCCGACTAACCCCGGCCAACCTTTCTACCTCGGCAGTAGCGGTCTGGCAGGGATGCGCGAGGATGACGGCGTGCTTAGCCCACACCTGTTTCAACTCCCGACACAACCGGCATCTCCATCTGAGGATGTGATTGTGCATGACCCTTGGCGACCGGTGCCCTCCCTGGGTGGCCACTGCGGGTTGCCTGCTGGCCCCTTTGACCGAGGGTTGATCGACAGCCGCGCTGACGTACTGACTTACACGACTGCTCCCTTGACTGAAGAGCTAAGGCTGGTGGGAACGGCGATCGCTACCCTTTTTTGCCGAGCCGATGCCTCCAGCTTTGACCTCAACGTGGTGCTCTCGGAGGTGCATAGCGATGGTCGGGTGATCAACCTCACCCAAGGGCAGTGCCGGGTTGACAATCCCGATGTGGCAAACCTCAGCCCTCAGAGGGTGACGCTGCCCCTACAGCCCACGGCTGCTACCCTAGTCCCCGGTCAACGCCTGCGGCTGAGCGTGGCGGCCTCTTGTTTTCCCGCCTACGCAATTAATAGCGGTACTGGGGCGAGACCTGGAGACTGTGCGCAGATAGACTATCGGATCATCACCGTAACCCTTGCCCACGGGGCGGTTTACCCCTCCTGCGTAAAGTTACCTCTAGAGGCAGAGTGA
- a CDS encoding YbaY family lipoprotein: MNKRVFSTLLGAGLVAASLGGGVMAGGQALAQPQPEWHNCMTREVFTPEKQAWCNRWDTLINGTYTVPLGFGPEPTFETVTLENGGYNRSGELVVSMAKEPNWLAFGDINGDGKTDAAVFFGVNQGGGTNLATYVAAVMDVDGEAQALRPVAVGERIMLNGPTTIENQRINVSQLTQTEVNNRSFVVDGDSLSELAQLPGPVGSSVPDGTIVFSQTPTHAVRVFTQQGQPRINLFNKTTGRQELNAAPATANASAAGTIFTHNGTSAVEVTSAANGAQTIEVNNAVQTNSTSVTGTVGYLPRIAMPPNAVLEVSLVDVSRADAPAVVLASQSVVFGDRQVPLPFELVYSPDQIDPRLSYAVQARIVVDGDLRFTTTSRSAVITQGNPTNVEVQVEQISR; encoded by the coding sequence ATGAACAAGCGAGTGTTTTCTACTCTTTTAGGCGCTGGCTTAGTAGCCGCTTCCCTAGGCGGTGGAGTGATGGCAGGGGGCCAAGCCCTGGCCCAGCCACAGCCCGAATGGCACAACTGCATGACCCGTGAGGTGTTTACGCCTGAGAAGCAGGCTTGGTGCAATCGCTGGGACACCCTAATCAACGGCACCTACACTGTGCCCCTCGGCTTTGGCCCCGAGCCTACTTTTGAAACCGTCACCCTGGAAAATGGCGGGTACAACCGCTCCGGCGAACTGGTGGTCAGCATGGCCAAAGAACCCAACTGGCTGGCCTTTGGCGATATCAACGGCGACGGCAAAACTGATGCCGCCGTATTTTTTGGCGTTAACCAGGGGGGCGGCACCAACTTAGCCACCTACGTAGCAGCCGTGATGGATGTGGATGGCGAAGCTCAGGCATTGCGCCCCGTCGCTGTGGGGGAACGAATTATGCTCAACGGCCCTACCACCATTGAAAATCAGCGCATTAATGTGTCGCAGCTGACCCAAACTGAGGTGAACAACCGCAGCTTCGTGGTCGATGGCGACAGCCTCAGCGAGCTAGCTCAGCTGCCGGGGCCGGTGGGTTCCAGCGTGCCCGATGGCACCATCGTGTTTTCGCAGACGCCAACCCACGCGGTGAGGGTGTTTACTCAGCAAGGGCAGCCTCGCATCAACCTGTTTAACAAGACCACTGGGCGGCAAGAGCTAAATGCGGCCCCGGCGACCGCTAACGCTTCCGCAGCAGGCACCATCTTCACCCACAACGGCACTTCCGCCGTAGAGGTGACGAGCGCCGCTAACGGTGCCCAAACCATTGAGGTTAACAACGCCGTGCAAACCAACTCCACCAGCGTGACTGGCACCGTCGGCTACCTGCCCCGCATTGCCATGCCCCCCAACGCTGTTTTGGAGGTCAGCTTGGTGGATGTCAGCCGAGCCGATGCGCCTGCAGTGGTGTTGGCCTCTCAGAGTGTGGTATTCGGCGATCGCCAGGTACCGCTCCCCTTTGAGCTGGTCTACAGCCCCGACCAGATTGACCCACGCTTGAGCTATGCGGTGCAGGCCCGCATTGTTGTCGATGGGGATCTACGATTTACCACCACCAGCCGCTCTGCGGTAATTACTCAAGGTAACCCTACTAATGTAGAAGTTCAGGTTGAACAAATTTCGCGGTAA